One Rosa chinensis cultivar Old Blush chromosome 5, RchiOBHm-V2, whole genome shotgun sequence genomic region harbors:
- the LOC112201578 gene encoding cyclic nucleotide-gated ion channel 1: protein MSNNQVPSDVPMMSITRGIKYNFDNVEEQPRDPPWSDRDAASTKQKLEETVLSVSFWNKMFVLACVIAVSLDPLFFYIPMIDEEEKCLAVDKELRTITLILRSLTDVTFVVNIIYHVCKAINAAYKVHKGKKSELASDWEFSKVSTAEIIPFAKLVAGKLAWRSTLTSILAVFPMPQLLLVFVFFKMRGHGYLERRKILNVFLLAQYLPRIYRIYLSSQKLRQTTGIWAKALFNFFLYILASHVLGAFWYFFSIQRETSCWHRACVNNSTDVEGCMSTLYCEVHNIAARNATFLDQFCPISAEENAKAPFDFGIFLDSLKNGITGDIHFGTKLSYSFWWGLRNLSNFGTNLETSTYVWETCFAIFISVIGLLLFLYLIGNVQTFMSMETQRWEDIRNKIQLKEKDIAEWMDRNELPDDMKKEIMKNIKQKLEENKDADLENLFSVLPIYTKKCLKRFLCMKTLKKVPKLERMDEIVLKMMCDYLKPVMYAEGTVVLQMGDPLHSMLLITEGTLLTYRTTSNDSHVATENAKMGSIPSSPSVGNLDKGDFYGAEELIEWVTQKKDLGQLPGSAFNVKCDSKVEGFVLAAKDLRSVVSKCENWWKIGISQSDHSKC, encoded by the exons ATGTCTAACAACCAGGTACCCAGTGATGTCCCTATGATGAG cATCACACGGGGAATCAAGTACAATTTCGACAATGTTGAGGAGCAACCGCGAGATCCCCCGTGGAGTGATCGAGATGCAgcttcaacaaaacaaaaattggaaGAAACAGTTCTTTCAGTTTCATTCTGGAATAAGATGTTCGTACTTGCATGTGTGATTGCAGTCTCATTAGACCCGTTGTTCTTCTACATTCCAATGATCGATGAAGAAGAAAAGTGCCTTGCAGTAGACAAAGAGTTGAGGACTATAACTCTCATTTTGCGATCGCTTACTGATGTCACTTTCGTAGTGAATATCATATATCATGTTTGCAAAGCCATTAACGCCGCCTACAAAGTACACAAAGGAAAAAAGTCTGAATTGGCATCTGATTGGGAATTTTCGAAGGTATCAACAGCGGAGATAATTCCATTTGCTAAATTAGTTGCTGGGAAGCTAGCATGGCGCTCTACGCTAACCAGCATTTTAGCTGTTTTCCCCATGCCACAA CTGCTTCTAGTATTTGTCTTCTTCAAAATGAGAGGCCATGGATACTTGGAGCGTAGAAAGATTCTGAATGTCTTTCTTCTCGCTCAATATCTGCCAAGGATCTATCGAATTTACCTATCATCTCAGAAACTTAGACAAACTACTGGAATATGGGCTAAAGCtctgtttaatttttttctatATATACTTGCAAGTCAT GTCCTTGGAGCTTTTTGGTACTTTTTTTCTATTCAACGAGAAACTTCTTGTTGGCATCGGGCATGTGTAAATAATAGTACAGATGTTGAAGGATGTATGAGTACCTTATACTGTGAGGTTCACAATATTGCTGCAAGAAATGCCACATTCCTTGATCAATTTTGCCCTATAAGTGCTGAAGAGAATGCTAAGGCCccttttgattttggaatattTTTGGATTCCCTAAAAAATGGTATCACAGGGGATATACACTTCGGAACGAAGTTATCTTACTCTTTTTGGTGGGGATTGCGTAATCTAAG TAATTTTGGCACGAATCTCGAAACAAGCACCTATGTGTGGGAAACTTGCTTTGCAATTTTTATTTCTGTCATTGGCTTGCTACTATTTCTATATCTCATTGGAAATGTGCAG ACATTTATGTCCATGGAAACTCAAAGATGGGAGGACATAAGAAACAAGATACAATTGAAAGAGAAAGATATAGCAGAATGGATGGATAGAAATGAGCTCCCAGACGATATGAAGAAAGAAATTATGAAGAACATAAAGCAAAAACTGGAAGAGAATAAAGATGCTGATCTTGAGAATCTTTTCTCTGTTCTTCCGATATATACCAAAAAGTGTCTAAAGCGTTTCCTCTGCATGAAAACGCTAAAGAAA GTCCCAAAGCTTGAGAGGATGGATGAAATAGTGTTGAAAATGATGTGTGACTATCTAAAGCCAGTGATGTATGCCGAGGGCACCGTGGTTTTACAAATGGGAGATCCACTACATAGCATGCTACTCATTACAGAAGGCACATTATTGACCTACAGAACTACCAGTAATGATAGTCATGTTGCAACTGAAAACGCAAAAATGGGTAGTATTCCAAGTTCTCCGTCAGTGGGCAACCTTGACAAAGGTGACTTTTATGGCGCCGAAGAACTGATCGAGTGGGTAACACAAAAGAAGGATTTAGGCCAGCTTCCCGGCTCTGCCTTCAATGTGAAATGCGATTCAAAAGTAGAAGGCTTTGTTCTCGCGGCCAAGGACTTGAGAAGTGTAGTTTCCAAATGCGAAAACTGGTGGAAAATTGGCATTAGCCAGTCAGACCACAGCAAATGCTAG